One Oryza sativa Japonica Group chromosome 8, ASM3414082v1 DNA window includes the following coding sequences:
- the LOC136351635 gene encoding uncharacterized protein, translating into MDEHLAYHLPDLALEIVLSHLQSLADRASFRGVCRQWAAVWRDQWPRTPPMPWLAAPGHCVDLSDASVHRVPLPSGVDVDGIVCCGSLGNWIALTPKRRRWRPRHQVRPLLLNPFSGASVQLPILTPAAFRGGGDDINVEKIVMSSAPDSDGCVVAAIVMGSYSSTREIVIWRRGQESCSAPAAAPSNVADAVFHGGDLYVVDKCSQLYVFPNHVFSSDGGGGQELHPVRLEMDLTRTSRFVARVLLECDGRLLMADRHRHGGDAGYHEYRVYALERDASCGDWRWSPVTRLDGHVLFLGAGCCRALPVTGRDRVKDGNVVFLDDSAEITAVVTVDDRKPLERSALIRRSMDVPASNVLDTFRRRGGGGGGGADRPAPPAACMAGRRNQCFGFGGLQDLIVLLKSFVSLQEDGYTHRQ; encoded by the coding sequence ATGGACGAACACCTTGCCTACCATCTCCCGGATCTGGCGCTGGAGATCGTCCTCAGCCACCTCCAGTCCCTCGCCGACCGCGCCAGCTTCCGTGGCGTGTGCCGGCAGTGGGCCGCCGTCTGGCGCGACCAATGGCCGCGCACCCCGCCGATGCCGTGGCTCGCCGCGCCGGGACACTGCGTCGACCTCTCCGACGCGTCCGTCCACCGCGTCCCCCTCCCGAGCGGCGTCGATGTCGACGGGATCGTCTGCTGCGGCTCTCTCGGCAACTGGATCGCGCTCacgccgaagcggcggcggtggcggccgcgtcATCAGGTCCGCCCCTTGCTGCTGAACCCGTTCTCCGGCGCCAGCGTGCAGCTCCCGATCCTCACGCCGGCCGCCTTccgtggaggaggcgacgataTCAACGTCGAGAAGATCGTCATGTCGTCGGCGCCGGACTCGGACGGCTGCGTCGTCGCCGCGATCGTGATGGGCTCGTACAGCTCCACGAGAGAGATCGTGATCTGGCGGCGGGGGCAAGAATCCTGCtcggctccggccgccgctccgtccAACGTTGCAGACGCCGTGTTCCACGGCGGCGATCTCTACGTGGTCGACAAGTGTAGCCAGCTCTACGTCTTCCCAAACCACGTCTTCTccagcgacggtggcggcggccaagAGCTGCACCCGGTGAGGCTCGAGATGGATCTCACGAGGACCAGCCGCTTCGTGGCCCGCGTTCTGCTGGAGTGCGACGGGAGGCTGCTCATGGCGGACAGGCaccgccacggcggcgacgccggctaCCACGAGTACAGGGTGTACGCCCTGGAGCGCGACGCCTCCTGCGGCGATTGGCGCTGGTCGCCGGTCACGCGGCTCGACGGCCACGTCCTCTTCCTCGGCGCCGGCTGCTGCAGGGCTCTCCCGGTGACCGGGCGCGACAGGGTGAAGGACGGCAACGTCGTCTTCCTCGACGACAGCGCGGAGATCACGGCCGTGGTCACCGTCGACGACCGGAAACCCCTGGAGAGATCCGCCCTGATCAGGAGAAGCATGGACGTGCCGGCTTCCAACGTGCTGGACACTttccggcggcgtggcggcggcggcggtggcggcgccgacaggcctGCACCGCCGGCGGCATGCATGGCAGGGAGAAGGAATCAGTGCTTTGGATTTGGAGGGCTCCAAGATTTGATCGTCTTGTTGAAATCTTTCGTGTCACTGCAGGAGGATGGATACACGCATCGCCAGTAA